Proteins encoded within one genomic window of Pseudorasbora parva isolate DD20220531a chromosome 3, ASM2467924v1, whole genome shotgun sequence:
- the nalf2 gene encoding NALCN channel auxiliary factor 2 has product MITGAWRCGRKLDAELEICRVTEPIDKPCCEPEKVQRWRMSLASLLFFTALLSDHLWLCAGGKLHSRDRAHRRTWSNASHDAQTGLRDEDCGVLLSNLTENGPECVEADARRRAPLESACSTLYRQKSGSVSSSYSVPVPTVSPHAFLEYFRNLSLSFCDALTIADLLESMASPDGLNCSLARVIRDLFSGGPEDGDVCSACVHAYIRLDQHAQEKYEEFDILTRKYMADDYSVRAQTHLCQAVYKAWLCAEYFPVPQRQCVRWLPCRHYCGEVTASCPFILPDNDRLLYAGLPSFLCAGFEEEYLTSQGPDCCDVRWSGCDSAVGAACALTRLPGSFSLHRRLSSGAVSCTNRLHGSKLKLCVLVLFLLHTVISITTLQHYSTGSLEAIVTLEEVPMREE; this is encoded by the exons ATGATCACGGGTGCCTGGCGTTGTGGAAGGAAACTTGACGCCGAGTTAGAGATCTGCCGCGTGACCGAACCCATCGACAAACCGTGCTGTGAGCCGGAGAAGGTGCAGAGATGGCGCATGAGCCTCGCATCGCTGCTCTTTTTCACGGCGCTCCTGTCCGATCACCTCTGGCTCTGCGCGGGAGGCAAGCTCCACTCGAGAGACCGGGCTCACCGGAGGACATGGAGCAACGCGAGTCACGATGCCCAGACGGGCCTTCGCGATGAGGACTGCGGGGTCCTCTTGAGCAATCTGACAGAAAACGGGCCAGAGTGCGTGGAGGCTGATGCGCGGCGCCGCGCGCCTCTGGAGTCCGCGTGCTCTACGCTTTACCGACAGAAGAGCGGCTCGGTGAGCTCTTCCTATTCCGTACCGGTGCCCACGGTGTCGCCACACGCGTTTTTGGAGTACTTCCGGAATTTGAGTTTGTCGTTTTGCGACGCGCTCACAATAGCGGACCTGCTGGAGAGCATGGCCAGCCCGGACGGGCTCAACTGCAGCTTAGCGCGTGTCATTCGTGACCTGTTCAGCGGCGGACCGGAGGACGGGGACGTGTGCAGCGCTTGTGTTCACGCGTACATCCGACTCGACCAACACGCTCAGGAAAAATACGAGGAGTTTGACATCCTTACGCGCAAATACATGGCGGATGACTACTCAGTGCGCGCGCAAACACATCTGTGTCAG GCAGTGTATAAAGCCTGGCTTTGTGCGGAATATTTTCCGGTTCCCCAACGGCAGTGTGTAAGGTGGCTCCCGTGCAGGCACTACTGTGGCGAGGTCACAGCCAGCTGCCCCTTTATCCTACCTGACAACGACCGTCTGCTGTATGCCGGCCTGCCCAGCTTTCTCTGTGCAG GGTTTGAAGAGGAGTATTTGACCAGTCAGGGTCCAGACTGCTGTGATGTCAGATGGAGTGGGTGTGACTCCGCTGTAGGCGCTGCGTGTGCTCTGACACGCCTCCCGGGCTCATTTTCTTTGCATAGGAGATTATCATCAGGAGCAGTGTCTTGTACAAATCGTCTTCATGGCAGTAAATTGAAACTGTGTGTGCTTGTTCTCTTCTTACTGCACACTGTCATCTCCATAACAACGTTGCAGCATTACAGCACTGGCTCCTTGGAGGCAATAGTAACTCTAGAAGAAGTTCCCATGAGGGAGGAGTAA